GATCGGAGTCAGCTTTCAGGCCAAGCTTTTGGATAACTTCCGGCGCCGGAACAAAAGGGGTCTTGCAATGAACACAGATCAACCTGACCAGCCGCTGGGCAATGACCCCGGCAACTGCCGAAGAGACCAGGAACGGCTCGATCCCCATATCGGTCAAGCGATTAAGGGCGCCGGCCGCGTCGTTGGTATGAAGGGTCGAAAAAACAAGATGGCCGGTCAACGCCGCCTGGATCGCGATCTTTGCCGTATCAAGATCCCGGATCTCGCCGACTAAAATAACATCCGGGTCCTGCCTCAGGATCGAAGGAAGGGCGCGGGAAAAATCCATTCCCGCTTTGACATTAACCTGTGACTGCCTGGTCCCCGGCAGTTCGTATTCAACCGGGTCTTCGATCGTCATGATGTTCTTTTCCGCGGTAATAATGTTGTTCAATGTGGAGTATAGAGTGGTCGTTTTACCGGAACCGGTCGGCCCGGTCACCAGAACGATCCCGTAAGGTCGATCGACCAGTACTTTATACTGCTCAAGCATGCGGGCAGAAAAACCCAGGTCCTCCAAAGCGTATAAAACCTTGCTTTTGTCCAGCAATCTCATAACGATCGCCTCGCCGTAAATAGTCGGATAAGATGAAACACGGACATCGACCGCTTTGGTCTCCATTTTCAGTTCAAAGCGGCCATCCTGGGGGACGCGGGATTCGGCGATGTCCATCTTCCCCATGACCTTGATCCTGGTAATGATCAGCGACTGCAGGTAAGCCGGGGCCGATGATACGTCATGTAAAAGACCGTCGATACGGTAGCGGACCCTGACATTCCTCTCGGTTGGATCAATATGAATATCCGAGGCCTTTTCCGCGATCCCCCGAAAAATAAGCAGGTTGACAAGCTTTGAGATCGGCCCTTCCTCGTCTTTGATCGCTTTTGGCAGAATAGACGATTGTTCTGCTCCGGGATAGATCCCCTTGATCAGATCATCAACGGAGCCGGCGACGCCATAATACTGGGCAATGGCGGCATCGATCTCCCTGGGGGTCGAGACCATCGGTTCAACATCGCATTTTGTTTTTGACCGGACCTCGTCCAAAGCGACAACATCGAACGGATCGATCATCGCTACGGTCAAAACATCCCCGACCTTAAAAAGAGGGATAACATGATATTTCTTGGCAAGAGTGATCGGCAAAAGATCGACCGCTTTCTGGTCAACCAGGTAGGAGGCAAGATCTACCTTGGGGAACTCCATTTCTTTTTCTAAAAAAGAAGCGATCAATTCCTCGGCGACCAGGCTGCTCTTGAGGATGGTCATGATCAAGGTTTCGCCGTTGCGGCGGGCGTCTTCTACAGCTTCCTGGATCTGCGCTTCGGTCAGCAGACCGCTTTTTACCAGGCTCTCTCGCAGTGATTTGCTTTTGTC
This DNA window, taken from Candidatus Margulisiibacteriota bacterium, encodes the following:
- the tadA gene encoding Flp pilus assembly complex ATPase component TadA — protein: MVDKSKSLRESLVKSGLLTEAQIQEAVEDARRNGETLIMTILKSSLVAEELIASFLEKEMEFPKVDLASYLVDQKAVDLLPITLAKKYHVIPLFKVGDVLTVAMIDPFDVVALDEVRSKTKCDVEPMVSTPREIDAAIAQYYGVAGSVDDLIKGIYPGAEQSSILPKAIKDEEGPISKLVNLLIFRGIAEKASDIHIDPTERNVRVRYRIDGLLHDVSSAPAYLQSLIITRIKVMGKMDIAESRVPQDGRFELKMETKAVDVRVSSYPTIYGEAIVMRLLDKSKVLYALEDLGFSARMLEQYKVLVDRPYGIVLVTGPTGSGKTTTLYSTLNNIITAEKNIMTIEDPVEYELPGTRQSQVNVKAGMDFSRALPSILRQDPDVILVGEIRDLDTAKIAIQAALTGHLVFSTLHTNDAAGALNRLTDMGIEPFLVSSAVAGVIAQRLVRLICVHCKTPFVPAPEVIQKLGLKADSDLSFYHGKGCKSCHTTGYEGRFGIYEILTMNDKIKDLVIAKAATHEMKKAAIEGGMRTLRDDGMEKAIAGKTTVDEVLRVTQLD